The genomic interval CTGCTTATCTGGAGAAAATTAAAGCCTTTGATCCCACCACCATTCCCGTTCCCGCGGAAATGGAACTGACCGCGGAAAAAATAATTCAACTCCCCAGTATTGCCTCCAAGCATTGGGTGTATGATCAATATGACAGCATGGTGGGTACGGCCAATGCTTCTACCAACGCACCAACGGACGCGCCGATAGTATCGGTCAAGGGTACCCGAAAAGGTTTGGCTGTTACGACGGATTGCAATAGCCGGTATGTATATGCTGATCCTTACAAAGGAGCCATGATCGCCGTGAGTGAAGCCGCCCGTAATATCGTTTGTAGCGGAGGTGAGCCTCTGGGTGTGACCAACTGCCTCAACTTTGGCAATCCATATGACCCCGAAGTTTATTACCAGTTTGTACAGGCCATCAAAGGCATGGGTGCAGCCTGTATCAAATTCAATACCCCTGTCACCGGAGGGAACGTGAGTTTTTACAATCAAAACCCCGATGGTCCTGTATTCCCCACACCAACAATTGGCATGGTGGGCCTGCTGGAAGATATGGAGCAAATGATGACCCTTGATTTCAAAAATGAAGGGGATATCATCTACCTGATCGGACGATCCACTGATGATATCAATTCGTCACAATATCTTTCGCGTATCCGTGAGGTGGAATATTCTCCTGCACCGTATTTTGACCTGGAAGAAGAATTTGCCTTGCAGCAAAAACTCGCTGCGCTCATTCGCGATAAGCGTGTCCTCTCTGTACATGATGTCAGCGAAGGCGGATTATTCATAACTTTATGTGAAGCGGGTTTTAACCGGGAACTTGGCTTTTCCGTTCGCTCCAAACAAGGTATCCGCAAAGATGCCTGGCTGTTTGGCGAAGGACAGAGCAGAGTGGTAGTCACCGTTTCTCCGGATCAGGCAGCGAATCTGGAAAAAGAACTGGATGGATTGGTGTTTGAGAAATTAGGTGTGGTAACCTCTGGCGAAGTGATCATTGATCAGCAGGAATGGAAACCCATCACTCAATGGAAGCGGTGGTATGATACATCGATTGAAAATTACTTAATGAAAGAAGAAGCCAGTTCGGCTTTATCGTGATGGACAGAAATTCAGTCATAATTGTTACAGGCGCTGCCGGGTTCATTGGCAGTTGCATGGTAGGCTACCTCAACCGGAAGGGCTACCAGAACATCATCATCGTGGATGAATTCAGCGATGGCGAAAAGCGGCCTAACTACGAGGATAAGAAGATCTGTGCCCGGGTAGAGAGAAAGGAACTTTTCAACTGGCTGGATCATTACCAGATGCGCATTGATTTTGTTTTTCACCTGGGTGCCCGTACCGATACCACCGAATTTAATTATGCCATCCACCAGGAGCTCAATGTGGCCTATTCACAGGAGATCTGGCATTATTGTGTACGAAAAAATATTCCCCTGGTATATGCCTCTTCTGCCGCTACGTATGGCAATGGGGAATTGGGTTATAAAGATGACCATGGGATCGTGGAGAAATTACACCCGCTCAATCCATATGGTGTTTCCAAAAATGAGTTTGATAAATGGGTCCTGAAGCAAAAAGAAGAGCCGCCTTTTTGGGCCGGCCTGAAATTCTTTAATGTTTATGGTCCCAATGAATACCATAAAGGCCGCATGGCATCCGTGATCTTTCATGCCTATAACCAGATACATCAAACCGGAAAAGTAAAGCTCTTCCGTTCTCATCACCCCGATTTCAAGGACGGTGAGCAACTACGCGATTTTGTATATGTAAAGGATGTCGTGGATATCTGCTACTGGTTGATGCAGGAAATGCCGCCATCGGGCATATACAACCTGGGTACAGGCCAGGCACGCACCTTCAAAGACCTTGTGACCGCGATCTTCACCGCCCTGGATAAAGAACCTGTCATCGAGTTCATCGATACCCCCGAAGACATCCGGGATAAATACCAGTACTTCACCGAAGCGGATATGAACAAATTGAGAAAAGTGGGATACCGCGATGAATTTTATTCATTGGAAGAAGGGGTGGAGACGTATGTGAAGGGGTTTTTGGTTGAGCACAAGTATTATTGAGAGGTGAGGCGTGAGACGTGAAACGTGAGTCCTCACTCACGACTCACGATTCACGTCTCACGGTTAACACTTTTAAATGCTAAACACCACCATGGCTTCAAAAAAAATAACCATCATCGGCGGCGGAAACCTCGGCGCATCCATCGCTGAAGGATTACTCCAAAGCGGTTTTAGCAAAGCCGGCGATATTACCATTACCCGCCGGACAACAGGCCTGCTAAAGCGGTTTGCCGATCAGGGATGCAAGGTGCATAGTGATAATAAAAAAGCGGTGAAAGAAGGGGAGGTGATCATTCTGGCGGTCAAGCCCTATAATTATGCGGCGATCGTAAAGGAGATCAAAACAGTGCTTGATCCCAAGAAACATATTTTAGTTTCCGTCATCACCGGTGTATGGATCGAGCAACTGCAAAAGGAGATCGGTAAACCTGTGCCTGTTATCCGGGCCATGCCCAATACCGCGATCGCCATTCAACAAAGCATGACCTGTTTGGCCCATGCGCATGCTACCGACAAACAAATTGAATATATCCAGGGATTGTTTGATGTATTGGGTCGTACCACATTGATCGATGAAAAATTAATGGATGCGGCTACAGTACTCGGCGCCTGTGGTACCGCCTTTGCCATGCGATATATCCGCGCCAATATTCAGGGTGGTATCGAAATCGGTTTTGATGCCAAAACGGCTACGCTGATTGCCGCGCAAACCATCAAAGGAGCGGCCGACCTGCTTCTGACCAAAGGCTCACACCCCGAACAGGAGATCGACAAGGTCACCACACCCAAAGGGTGTACCATTGCCGGACTGAACGAGATGGAACACCAGGGGTTCAGTTCTTCTTTGATCCGGGGGGTGTTGGCGAGTTATAATAAGATATTAAAGGATTGAGGAGTTGAAAAATAAATCAGGAACAGAGAAATAAGTGACCCTACTTAACTTTCTTATTTCTCTGTTCCTGATTTCTAATTTTTATATACCACCCCATCCTTCATCACAAACACCACTTTCCCAAACGCACCGCTGTCTTTTAACGGATCGCCATCCATGGCCACGATATCGGCAAGTTTACCAGCTTCAATACTTCCCAATTTATCTTTTTCGCCCAGCAGATCGGCCGCATTGATCGTAGCTGATTTGATCGCATCCATCGGGCTCATGCCTGCTTCGATCATGTAACCGAATTCCCGCCAGTTCTGGCCATGCTGATAAACCCCCGCGTCGGTACCAAAGGCGATCTTGACACCGGCTTTATAAGCCTTGGCAAAGGTCTTTTGAATTTGAGGACCGGTTTCCAGCGCCTTGGGGACAACAATAGCCGGATAATACCCTGGAATTTTAGCGGAATCACCCACCGCTTTACCAGCCGTGATGGTGGGGACATACCAGGTTCCATGTTTTAAAAACAATTGGATCGCTTCATCATCCATGAATGTACCGTGTTCGATGGAGTGAACTCCGGCGCGTATGGCCCTTTTCATGCCTTCTGCGCCGTGGGCGTGTACAGCTACTTTGAATCCATAATCGTTAGCTGTTTGGACAATGGCTTCCAGTTCATCCTCAAAGAACTGGGGATTTTTCCCGCTCTTGGCCACGCTCAATACCCCACCGGTGGCGGTTATCTTGATCAGGTCGGAACCATCTTTGTATCGTTGGCGGACTGCTTTGCGGGCTTCTTCTGCGCCATTGATCACACCTTCCTTTGGTCCCGGGTCACCCTGAAGGTCTTTTCGGTACCCATTGGTCGGATCCGCATGCCCCCCGGTGGTGGCAATGGATTTTCCAGCCGTATATATCCTTGGGCCCTTGATCCAACCCTTGTTGATTGCATTACGCAGGGAAATATTGACCCCGGTTCCGCCCAGGTCACGTACAGTAGTAAATCCTGCCATTAAGGTGATCTCCGAATACCTGACCGATTGAAAGGCATAATCGGCCGGGTTGAAGGTATAGGTTTGAATATACCGGTCGGGATTGGTCTCATGCTCCATATGCACGTGCATGTCCAGCCAACCCGGTGTCACCGTCCTGTTCTTCAGGTCAATGCTCTTATCATTGGCACCGGGTTTGGAATATCCGCTCTCTACAGCCAGAATCTTATTCCCTTCTACAATAATCGTCATTGACTTTTTAGGTGCATCGGATACCCCATCGATCAGGGTTCCACACCAGATATAGGTTTTTTGGGAAAAACTAAGGATGGAAATGGCCAGTCCCAGTAAAAGAAGGGCAATCTTTCTCATGATTTTCAGTTTGTTCGAATATATTGATTTTTTGATTGCCCAAATTCTGTGAATTCAATGTCCCGAGTCTTTTGGACTGTGAGCATTTTTTTTCGCACATAATGCACGGAAGCCACGGAAAATAATGTAGGTTTGCACGACCTCTCGGATTATTTTATTTCCCATTACATTCCGCTGGTCATTTTCTATTTAATACAATCTTTATGGCCAAATTTATCTTTGTCACCGGGGGTGTTACTTCTTCATTGGGTAAAGGGATCATAGCTGCTTCGCTTGCCAAATTACTTCAGGCGAGGGGTTTGCGTGTAACCATCCAAAAATTTGACCCCTATATCAATGTTGACCCGGGAACTCTGAACCCATACGAACACGGAGAGTGTTATGTAACCGATGACGGGGCAGAAACCGACCTGGACCTTGGCCACTACGAACGATTTCTGAGCATTTCTACCTCACAGGCCAATAATGTGACCACAGGACGCATTTATCAAACAGTCATTAATAAGGAAAGGGAAGGGGCTTACCTGGGGAAAACCGTTCAGGTTATCCCCCATATCACAGACGAGATCAAACGCAGGATGCTGGAACTGGGGAAAACCGGGAATTTTGATATTGTGATCACCGAAATAGGTGGCACGGTGGGGGACATTGAATCCCTGCCCTATATCGAGGCGGTTCGTCAGTTACAGTGGGAACTTCCCGATGATGACCTTCTGGTGGTTCATCTCACCCTTATCCCTTATCTGAAAGCAGCCAAAGAACTCAAGACCAAGCCCACGCAACACTCGGTGAAAATGCTGAGCGAAAGCGGGGTATTCCCGGATATTCTTGTATGTCGTACCGAAGAGCCGATCACCGAAGATATCAAGCGGAAGATCGCCCTGTTTTGTAATGTTCAACCTGAAGCGGTGATCGAGGCTGTGGATGCCAGTACCATTTACGAGGTCCCCCTGATCATGATGCATGAGAAACTGGACAAGATCGTATTGAAAAAACTAAACCTCCAGATCGATACGGAACCTGAACTGACACGCTGGAAAGAGTTTTTGAATAAATTAAAATATCCCAAGGCCAAAGTAACCATCGGTCTCATTGGAAAATACGTGGAACTCCAGGATGCCTACAAATCCATCCTTGAGTCCTTTGTACATGCCGGCGCCATGAATGAATGCAAGGTGCAGGTGCAGTATATCCATTCCGAATTCATTACGCCCGAGAATGTCGCCGAGAAACTGTCCTTATTGGATGGCTTGCTGGTGGCACCTGGTTTTGGTCACCGGGGTATCGAAGGCAAGATCACAGCAGTAAAATATGCCCGTGAAAACGGACTTCCCTTCTTTGGAATTTGTCTCGGTATGCAAATGGCCGTGATCGAATTTGCCCGGGATGTGCTCGGATTGAAAGAAGCCCATTCCACCGAAATGGACCCCAATGCCGTAGAACCTGTGATCGATATGATGGAAGAGCAAAAGAAGATCACAAAGATGGGAGGCACGATGCGTTTGGGCGCCTATCCCTGTGAATTACTCAGCGGATCATTGGCGGAAAAGATCTATGGAACTTCCCATATCAGCGAACGCCACCGTCACCGCTACGAGTTTAATAATAAATACCTCGATGCCTTTGAGAAAAACGGCATGATCGCCAGTGGCCGCAACCCCGAAACCGGATTGGTGGAGATCATGGAGATACCAGGTCATCCCTTCTTTGTAGGGGTACAATACCATCCGGAACTAAAAAGTACTGTCGAAAACCCACATCCTGTATTTGTCCATTTTGTTGGCGCCGCCCGTAAATACAATGAAGCCCGGTTGGAGCAGAAAACGGTTGTGTTGCAGAAGGAGCTATCGTGAGGGACAGAGGACAGATGACAGATGACGGATGACGGATGACGGAATTTTGCTGTGCGAGACTTCCGGTCTCGCACAACACCACCCCCACCGTCATCTGTCATCCGTCATCCGTCATCTTTCCTCCGTCATCCGTCATCCGTCATCTTTCCTCCGTCATTCGCCCCCTCCAAAGTTCCCCCCAACACGTTATCTTTGCCCACTTTAACAGGAACCACATGAAATTTGACAGGAATACGGTGATTGGCTTTGTGTTATTGGCCGCCCTTTTGTTTGCCTATTTTTATTACACAAACAAGGAACAACATGCCATGCGCCGGGAAGCCGCCCGCAAGGATTCGATAGCCAAAGCAAATCAGCCTGCCCCTCAAAAGGATACCAATCAGGCAATTATTGATACTTTACGTCCGAGCACCTTACCCAAAGTGGTCAAAGCCGGCCAGTACCGCAAGGCTGCTACTGCCGGGGAGGAAATGGTTTTCATGGAGAACGAGGTGTACCGGGTGGCTTTTACCAGCCTGGGTGGCCAGCCAAAATGGGTTGACCTGAAACAATTCAAAGGCCATGACAGCAGCCTGGTTCGCCTGGCCGGAACTGCCTTTAATAAAATAGATTATCCCATTAACACGGGCGAAGGCACTACTTCCATATCGGAATTGAATTTTCAATCCATCGAAAGGGCTGTAAACGCCACAGGCGATTCCATCCTCCGGTTCACCCTGCAGGCCGATAGTGCAGGTCCCTCCATCACCCATCAGTATGTGATGAAAAAGAATGATTACATGATGGAGTTTGATATCCTTTTCAATGGAGCAGACAAATTACTCACGCAGGGTGTGCTAAACCTGAACTGGCAGTACGAAGCCTTACAGCAGGAAAGCGATATAAAATTTGAAAAACAAAATACCCAGATCGGTTATGTACTGGATGGGGAATTTGATTACCATACCATTGGCCGTCGCTCGGACAAGCAGTTTTCTGCCCCGGTGAAATGGATCGGTGTCAGGCAACGGTTCTTTAATACGATCCTGGTTGCCAAAGAAAATTTTAATTCCGGAAA from Chitinophagales bacterium carries:
- the rfaD gene encoding ADP-glyceromanno-heptose 6-epimerase — its product is MDRNSVIIVTGAAGFIGSCMVGYLNRKGYQNIIIVDEFSDGEKRPNYEDKKICARVERKELFNWLDHYQMRIDFVFHLGARTDTTEFNYAIHQELNVAYSQEIWHYCVRKNIPLVYASSAATYGNGELGYKDDHGIVEKLHPLNPYGVSKNEFDKWVLKQKEEPPFWAGLKFFNVYGPNEYHKGRMASVIFHAYNQIHQTGKVKLFRSHHPDFKDGEQLRDFVYVKDVVDICYWLMQEMPPSGIYNLGTGQARTFKDLVTAIFTALDKEPVIEFIDTPEDIRDKYQYFTEADMNKLRKVGYRDEFYSLEEGVETYVKGFLVEHKYY
- the proC gene encoding pyrroline-5-carboxylate reductase, with translation MASKKITIIGGGNLGASIAEGLLQSGFSKAGDITITRRTTGLLKRFADQGCKVHSDNKKAVKEGEVIILAVKPYNYAAIVKEIKTVLDPKKHILVSVITGVWIEQLQKEIGKPVPVIRAMPNTAIAIQQSMTCLAHAHATDKQIEYIQGLFDVLGRTTLIDEKLMDAATVLGACGTAFAMRYIRANIQGGIEIGFDAKTATLIAAQTIKGAADLLLTKGSHPEQEIDKVTTPKGCTIAGLNEMEHQGFSSSLIRGVLASYNKILKD
- a CDS encoding amidohydrolase family protein, whose protein sequence is MRKIALLLLGLAISILSFSQKTYIWCGTLIDGVSDAPKKSMTIIVEGNKILAVESGYSKPGANDKSIDLKNRTVTPGWLDMHVHMEHETNPDRYIQTYTFNPADYAFQSVRYSEITLMAGFTTVRDLGGTGVNISLRNAINKGWIKGPRIYTAGKSIATTGGHADPTNGYRKDLQGDPGPKEGVINGAEEARKAVRQRYKDGSDLIKITATGGVLSVAKSGKNPQFFEDELEAIVQTANDYGFKVAVHAHGAEGMKRAIRAGVHSIEHGTFMDDEAIQLFLKHGTWYVPTITAGKAVGDSAKIPGYYPAIVVPKALETGPQIQKTFAKAYKAGVKIAFGTDAGVYQHGQNWREFGYMIEAGMSPMDAIKSATINAADLLGEKDKLGSIEAGKLADIVAMDGDPLKDSGAFGKVVFVMKDGVVYKN
- a CDS encoding CTP synthase, producing the protein MAKFIFVTGGVTSSLGKGIIAASLAKLLQARGLRVTIQKFDPYINVDPGTLNPYEHGECYVTDDGAETDLDLGHYERFLSISTSQANNVTTGRIYQTVINKEREGAYLGKTVQVIPHITDEIKRRMLELGKTGNFDIVITEIGGTVGDIESLPYIEAVRQLQWELPDDDLLVVHLTLIPYLKAAKELKTKPTQHSVKMLSESGVFPDILVCRTEEPITEDIKRKIALFCNVQPEAVIEAVDASTIYEVPLIMMHEKLDKIVLKKLNLQIDTEPELTRWKEFLNKLKYPKAKVTIGLIGKYVELQDAYKSILESFVHAGAMNECKVQVQYIHSEFITPENVAEKLSLLDGLLVAPGFGHRGIEGKITAVKYARENGLPFFGICLGMQMAVIEFARDVLGLKEAHSTEMDPNAVEPVIDMMEEQKKITKMGGTMRLGAYPCELLSGSLAEKIYGTSHISERHRHRYEFNNKYLDAFEKNGMIASGRNPETGLVEIMEIPGHPFFVGVQYHPELKSTVENPHPVFVHFVGAARKYNEARLEQKTVVLQKELS